From the Carya illinoinensis cultivar Pawnee chromosome 4, C.illinoinensisPawnee_v1, whole genome shotgun sequence genome, one window contains:
- the LOC122307491 gene encoding phospholipid-transporting ATPase 2 isoform X2: MGTVQVQAQDIHVGNIVWIRENDEVPCDLVLLGSSDPQGVCYIETAALDGETDLKTRVIPSACMGIEYELLHKIKGVIECHSPDKDIRRFDANLRLFPPFLDNDLCPLTITNTILQSCYLRNTEWACGVAVYTGNETKLGMSRGIPEPKLTAVDATIDKLTGAIFIFQIVVVIVLGIAGNVWKDTEARKQWYVHYPMEGPWFELLIIPLRFELLCSIMIPISIKVSLDLVKSLYAKFIDWDNKMIDQETCTPSHATNTAISEDLGQVEYILTDKTGTLTENKMIFRRCCINGVFYGNESGDALKDAELIDAVSSGSADVVRFLTVMAICNTVIPVKSKSGDILYKAQSQDEDALVHAAVQLHMVFVNRNANILEIKFNASTIQYEVLETLEFTSDRKRMSVVVKNCQNGRILLLSKGADEAILPYACAGQQTRAFLEAVEQYTQLGLRTLCLAWRELKEDEYREWSLLLKEASSTLVDREWRIAEVCQRLEHDLEILGVTAIEDRLQDGVPETIETLRKAGINFWMLTGDKQNTAIQIALSCNFISPEPKGQLLSIDGRTEDEVHRSLERVLLTMRITMSEPKDLAFVVDGWALEIALKYYRKAFTELAILSRTAICCRVTPSQKAQLVELLKSCDYRTLAIGDGGNDVRMIQQADIGVGISGREGLQAARAADYSIGKFRFLKRLILVHGRYSYNRTAFLAQYSFYKSLLICFIQIFFSFISGVSGTSLFNSVSLMAYNVFYTSIPVLVSVLDKDLGEETVMQHPQILFYCQAGRLLNPSTFAGWFGRSLFHALVVFVISINAYAYEKSEMEEVSMVALSGCIWLQVFVVTLETNSFTTLQHIAIWGNLVAFYLINWIFSAVPSSGMYTIMFRLCRQPSYWTTVFLIVAAGMGPILALKYFRYTYRPSKINTLQQAERMGGPILSIGSIEPQPRSLEKDVSPLSITLPKNRNPVFEPLLSDSPNTRRSFGSGTPFDFFQSPSRLSLSYARNCKDN; encoded by the exons ACTGCTGCCCTAGATGGTGAAACTGATTTGAAGACGAGGGTTATACCCTCCGCTTGCATGGGAATAGAGTATGAATTATTGCACAAGATCAAG GGTGTTATTGAGTGTCATAGTCCAGATAAGGACATTAGAAGATTTGATGCGAATCTTCGGTTGTTTCCCCCATTTCTTGATAATGATTTGTGCCCTTTAACAATTACAAACACAATTCTTCAGTCATGTTACTTGCGGAACACGGAGTGGGCTTGTGGAGTAGCCGTCTACACAG GCAATGAAACCAAACTGGGTATGAGTAGGGGGATACCTGAACCAAAGCTCACAGCTGTGGATGCCACGATTGACAAGTTGACTGgagctatatttatttttcagattGTGGTTGTTATTGTTCTAGGCATAGCTGGCAATGTCTGGAAGGATACTGAAGCAAGGAAG CAATGGTACGTTCATTATCCGATGGAAGGTCCATGGTTTGAACTATTGATTATTCCTCTTCGCTTTGAGCTTCTTTGTTCTATAATGATCCCCATATCAATTAAG GTCTCTCTGGATCTTGTGAAGAGCTTATATGCTAAATTTATTGATTGGGACAACAAGATGATTGACCAAGAAACTTGTACTCCATCCCATGCAACCAA TACAGCAATAAGCGAGGATCTGGGACAAGTTGAGTACATTTTAACTGACAAAACTGGTACCCTAACTGAAAACAAAATGATCTTTAGAAGGTGTTGTATCAATGGTGTTTTCTACGGAAACGAGAGCGGGGATGCATTGAAAG ATGCAGAGCTGATCGATGCTGTTTCAAGTGGCTCTGCGGATGTTGTGCGTTTTCTTACAGTTATGGCAATATGTAATACAGTTATACCAGTGAAAAG CAAAAGCGGAGATATCTTGTACAAGGCACAGTCTCAGGATGAGGATGCTCTTGTTCATGCTGCTGTTCAGTTGCATATGGTTTTTGTCAATAGGAATGCAAATATTCTTG AGATCAAGTTCAATGCTTCAACAATTCAATATGAAGTCTTGGAGACTCTTGAGTTTACATCTGATAGGAAAAGAATGTCAGTGGTTGTGAAAAATTGCCAGAATGGAAGGATCCTTCTTTTGTCAAAAGGAGCAGATGAAGCTATTCTTCCTTATGCATGTGCTG GACAGCAAACAAGGGCTTTTCTTGAAGCTGTGGAACAATATACTCAATTGGGGCTGCGTACGCTGTGCTTGGCTTGGCGTGAATTGAAAGAAGATGAATATCGAGAATGGTCTTTGTTGTTGAAAGAGGCTAGCAGCACCTTAGTTGATAGGGAG TGGAGAATTGCTGAGGTCTGCCAAAGGTTAGAACATGATTTGGAAATTCTTGGAGTTACTGCAATAGAAGACCGTCTACAG GATGGTGTCCCAGAAACAATAGAAACACTAAGGAAAGCAGGAATAAACTTTTGGATGTTAACTGGTGACAAGCAGAATACTGCCATACAGATTGCTCTCTCATGCAATTTTATTTCCCCAG AGCCAAAGGGTCAGCTTCTTTCAATTGATGGCAGAACTGAAGATGAAGTGCATAGAAGTTTAGAGAGAGTTTTACTTACAATGAGGATAACAATGTCAGAACCTAAG GATTTGGCATTTGTTGTTGATGGCTGGGCTCTAGAAATTGCACTGAAATATTATCGGAAAGCCTTTACAGAATTAGCAATATTGTCAAGGACTGCTATTTGTTGTCGTGTGACACCATCTCAAAAAGCACAG CTTGTGGAGCTCCTAAAATCATGTGACTATAGAACATTAGCCATTGGGGATGGTGGGAATGATGTCAGGATGATACAACAAGCTGATATAGGTGTTGGCATTAGTGGGAGAGAAGGTCTGCAGGCAGCAAGGGCAGCTGATTATAGTATTGGGA AGTTCAGGTTTCTGAAAAGGTTAATACTAGTCCATGGGCGGTACTCATACAACCGTACAGCATTTCTGGCCCAGTACTCCTTTTATAAATCCCTACTAATATGTTTCATCCAGATCTT TTTCTCTTTTATTTCAGGTGTCTCTGGAACCAGTCTTTTCAATTCTGTGAGTTTGATGGCTTATAATGTTTTCTACACTAGTATTCCGGTTCTAGTCAGTGTCCTTGACAAAGATCTTGGTGAAGAAACTGTGATGCAGCAtccacaaattttattttactgccAAGCGGGGAG gCTCCTAAATCCTAGCACATTTGCTGGATGGTTTGGGCGATCTCTCTTTCAT GCACTTGTTGTGTTTGTAATCAGCATAAATGCCTATGCCTATGAAAAAAGCGAAATGGAGGAGGTTTCGATGGTGGCACTCTCTGGATGTATTTGGTTACAGGTCTTTGTTGTGACATTGGAAACCAA TTCCTTTACAACACTGCAGCATATTGCCATATGGGGGAATTTGGTTGCTTTCTATTTAATCAACTGGATCTTCAGTGCTGTTCCATCATCAGGGATGTATACCATTATGTTTCGGCTGTGTAGACAACCATCTTATTGGACAACTGTGTTC CTCATAGTTGCAGCTGGGATGGGTCCAATTCTGGCTCTCAAGTACTTCCGGTATACATACAGACCAAGTAAAATCAATACACTTCAGCAGGCTGAACGCATGGGTGGGCCTATCTTGTCTATTGGGAGCATTGAACCACAGCCAAGATCTTTAGAGAAAGATGTTTCTCCTTTGTCTATAACCCTACCCAAGAACAGAAATCCAGTTTTTGAGCCTCTACTATCAGATTCACCAAATACTAGAAGGTCTTTTGGATCAGGAACACCATTCGATTTCTTTCAGTCGCCGTCCAGATTGTCATTGAGTTATGCAAGAAACTGTAAAGACAACTGA